In one Cloacibacillus porcorum genomic region, the following are encoded:
- the secA gene encoding preprotein translocase subunit SecA, translated as MGFLNGVIKALGFDPNDRAVAKYEKKTEIIDSYEAELEKLSDEELAQSAVIFKERLDKGESLDDIMPEVFARVREVSKRTLGLRHFKEQLIGGMALHDGNIAEMKTGEGKTLVATLAVALNAMTKEGVHVITVNDYLAARDAAWMGPVYRGMGLSVGVISPFMPEEERFAAYRCDITYGTNSEFGFDYLRDNMAIQKEQQVQRGHYFCIVDEVDSILIDEARTPLIISGPSEDDTEPYRVADGVARELVKGADFELDEKERNLALTEEGISKAERIMKLPNLFTDFANSSLSHKIVQALKAHHLFQRDVHYVVKDGEIVIVDEFTGRLMFGRRYSDGLHQAIEAKERVKVGRENQTLATITLQNYFRMYKKLAGMTGTALTEAEEFKEIYGLEVIVVPTHRPMIRVDQPDAVYKTAEEKYIAAADEVAEFHAKGQPILIGTASIEHSERVSKLLRVRKIPHNVLNAKVHDKEASIVAQAGRFGAVTVATNMAGRGTDIVLGGNPEFLAREELEKQGIDPAAEPQLYAETLERYKAVCAEEHDKVIETGGLRIIGTERHESRRIDNQLRGRSGRQGDPGESRFYIALEDDLIRLFGGDRISGIMDKLGMEKGESIEHPLLSKAIENAQKKVEEMHFDIRKQLLSYDNVMNRQREAVYRERAEILDDKDIVERTLGVLEDTAQAQLDKIFADKSADEPDVASVSVRLNALFWPGIARHLDGVQAEVELEEARPKIIEEIRARFNQKTAELGEELSEQIFRYIFLEVLDKNWKEHLLAMDELRRGIGLRAIGQKDPLVEYQFESFNLFQEMLNQVREGITEFALRVSVVTKEPEREERSKRWRESREALDIPAATGGSYSDDMENPGALATAQKTQPIVNEVKIGRNDPCPCGSGKKYKQCCGRDK; from the coding sequence ATGGGATTTCTGAACGGTGTAATAAAGGCGCTAGGCTTTGATCCGAACGACAGGGCCGTGGCAAAGTACGAGAAGAAGACGGAGATCATAGATTCCTACGAGGCGGAGCTCGAAAAACTCTCTGACGAAGAGCTGGCTCAGTCCGCGGTAATCTTTAAGGAGCGGCTCGACAAGGGAGAATCTCTTGACGATATCATGCCCGAGGTATTTGCGAGGGTGCGCGAGGTCTCAAAGCGCACGCTGGGGCTGCGCCATTTCAAGGAACAGCTTATCGGGGGTATGGCGCTCCATGACGGAAACATCGCGGAGATGAAGACCGGCGAAGGAAAGACCCTCGTCGCGACCCTTGCCGTCGCTCTGAACGCGATGACAAAAGAGGGCGTCCACGTCATCACGGTGAACGACTACCTCGCCGCGCGCGACGCCGCCTGGATGGGGCCGGTCTACAGGGGCATGGGGCTGTCGGTGGGGGTGATCTCGCCCTTTATGCCCGAGGAGGAGCGTTTCGCCGCCTACCGCTGTGATATCACCTATGGTACGAACAGTGAATTTGGCTTTGACTACCTACGCGACAATATGGCGATCCAGAAGGAGCAGCAGGTACAGCGCGGCCATTATTTCTGCATCGTCGACGAAGTCGACTCGATATTGATAGACGAGGCGAGGACGCCGCTGATAATCTCCGGCCCCTCTGAGGACGATACCGAACCCTACCGTGTCGCGGACGGAGTCGCCCGTGAGCTGGTGAAGGGCGCTGACTTCGAGCTCGACGAGAAGGAGCGCAACCTCGCGCTGACGGAGGAGGGTATCTCCAAGGCCGAGCGCATCATGAAACTGCCGAACCTCTTCACAGACTTCGCGAACTCCTCTCTCTCGCATAAGATCGTGCAGGCGCTTAAGGCGCATCACCTCTTCCAGCGTGACGTCCATTACGTCGTCAAGGACGGCGAGATCGTCATCGTAGACGAATTTACGGGGCGCCTGATGTTCGGCCGCCGCTATTCTGACGGTCTTCACCAGGCTATCGAGGCTAAAGAGCGCGTGAAGGTGGGACGCGAGAATCAGACGCTCGCGACAATCACGCTGCAGAACTATTTCCGCATGTACAAGAAGCTCGCCGGTATGACCGGCACCGCGCTCACCGAGGCGGAAGAATTCAAGGAGATATACGGGCTCGAGGTCATCGTGGTCCCGACACACAGGCCGATGATCCGCGTCGACCAGCCGGATGCCGTCTATAAGACGGCGGAGGAGAAATATATCGCGGCGGCCGACGAGGTGGCGGAGTTTCACGCCAAGGGGCAGCCGATCCTGATTGGTACCGCCTCTATCGAGCATTCGGAGCGAGTAAGCAAGCTGCTGCGTGTGCGTAAGATACCGCACAATGTGCTCAACGCGAAGGTGCACGATAAAGAGGCCTCGATCGTCGCCCAGGCCGGGCGTTTCGGCGCGGTTACTGTCGCCACCAACATGGCTGGACGCGGTACCGACATCGTACTTGGCGGAAACCCGGAGTTCCTCGCGCGCGAGGAGCTTGAGAAGCAGGGTATAGATCCGGCGGCGGAGCCCCAGCTCTACGCCGAGACCCTTGAAAGATATAAGGCGGTCTGCGCCGAGGAACACGATAAGGTCATCGAGACCGGCGGGCTGCGCATCATCGGCACCGAGCGCCATGAATCGCGCCGCATAGACAACCAGCTCCGCGGCCGTTCCGGACGCCAGGGTGACCCCGGTGAGAGCCGCTTCTATATCGCCCTTGAGGACGACCTGATCCGCCTCTTTGGCGGGGACCGGATCTCCGGCATCATGGACAAGCTGGGTATGGAGAAGGGCGAATCGATAGAGCACCCGCTGCTCTCCAAGGCGATCGAAAACGCCCAGAAAAAGGTGGAGGAGATGCACTTTGACATCCGTAAGCAGCTCCTTTCCTATGACAACGTGATGAACCGCCAGCGCGAGGCCGTCTATCGCGAGCGCGCGGAGATACTTGACGATAAAGATATCGTTGAGCGTACCCTTGGGGTTCTTGAAGACACTGCCCAGGCGCAGCTCGACAAAATATTTGCCGACAAGAGCGCCGACGAGCCGGATGTGGCCTCCGTCAGCGTCCGCCTGAATGCCCTCTTCTGGCCCGGCATCGCGCGCCACCTTGACGGTGTGCAGGCGGAGGTTGAACTTGAAGAGGCGCGCCCGAAGATCATCGAAGAGATACGCGCGCGTTTCAACCAGAAGACGGCGGAGCTTGGAGAAGAGCTCTCGGAGCAGATATTCAGATATATATTCCTTGAGGTGCTTGACAAGAACTGGAAGGAACATCTGCTCGCGATGGACGAGCTGCGCCGTGGTATCGGGCTGCGCGCCATCGGACAGAAGGATCCGCTTGTCGAATACCAGTTTGAATCATTCAACCTCTTCCAGGAGATGCTCAATCAGGTACGCGAAGGCATCACCGAATTCGCGCTGCGTGTATCTGTGGTCACCAAGGAGCCGGAGAGGGAAGAGCGCAGTAAGAGGTGGCGCGAAAGCCGTGAAGCCTTAGATATTCCGGCGGCAACCGGCGGCTCCTACAGTGATGATATGGAAAACCCAGGCGCGCTCGCTACCGCTCAAAAGACGCAGCCGATCGTGAACGAGGTAAAGATTGGGCGTAACGACCCCTGCCCCTGCGGCAGCGGGAAAAAATACAAACAGTGCTGTGGAAGAGATAAATAG
- a CDS encoding ABC transporter ATP-binding protein translates to MEERTPILSVKDLVVNYGAIQALKGASLDVYAGEIVAVIGANGAGKSTMMNAIMGDVPRASGEILLDGKLLPHKSYQVVSAGISLSPEGRKVFAPLTVLENLDMGAFPLSDRSQIEKQKEEVFQLFPRLLERKNQYAGTLSGGEQQMLAIGRALMAKPRVLLLDEPSLGLAPIIINEIFKELTEVNRQLGMTILIVEQNARKALQLSHRAYVIQTGKIMMEGKSDDLLHNPEIEEAYLGGKKK, encoded by the coding sequence ATGGAAGAGAGAACCCCTATCCTCTCCGTAAAGGATCTTGTGGTAAATTACGGCGCGATCCAGGCCCTTAAGGGAGCTTCGCTTGACGTCTACGCCGGAGAGATCGTCGCCGTCATCGGCGCGAACGGCGCCGGTAAGTCGACGATGATGAACGCGATAATGGGCGACGTGCCGCGCGCATCCGGCGAGATACTGCTTGACGGCAAGCTGCTGCCCCATAAGAGCTACCAGGTCGTCTCCGCGGGAATCAGCCTCTCTCCCGAAGGGCGCAAGGTCTTTGCCCCGCTTACCGTACTTGAGAATCTTGATATGGGAGCCTTTCCGCTCTCCGACAGAAGCCAGATAGAGAAGCAGAAGGAAGAGGTATTTCAACTATTTCCCCGCCTGCTTGAGCGTAAAAACCAGTATGCCGGCACGCTCTCCGGCGGCGAACAGCAGATGCTCGCCATCGGCCGTGCGCTGATGGCAAAACCCCGCGTGCTTCTTCTCGACGAACCGTCGCTCGGACTTGCCCCGATCATTATCAATGAGATATTCAAGGAGCTGACCGAGGTCAACCGGCAGCTTGGCATGACGATTCTCATCGTCGAGCAGAACGCGAGAAAGGCTCTGCAGCTCTCCCACCGCGCCTATGTTATTCAGACGGGCAAGATCATGATGGAGGGCAAGTCGGATGACCTTCTGCATAACCCGGAGATCGAAGAGGCCTATCTTGGAGGAAAGAAAAAATAG
- the argS gene encoding arginine--tRNA ligase — translation MTDELKQALDTAVKAVAAEKGYQIPEDFMVRLERPRQEGHGDWATNIAMQLSKPFGVKPRDLAEDIIAKLPKDSVIDRAEVAGPGFMNFTLSANWVTETVKNAIEKGDDYGRSNIGGGRRIQVEFVSANPTGPLHMGHGRGAAVGDITASLLDFAGYNVEREYYINDAGLQMELLGKSAQARYFEALGRAEEAPMPEDGYHGDYMSDIAKSYVEKYGDSLAQKPLEETLPFFSEETGRLVLELIKKDLEDFGVKFDVWFSEKSLYDDNLVEPAMQALKERDYAYEDEGALWFRSTMFGDDKDRVLIRSNGMPTYFTSDVAYLKNKYDRGFEKNIYVWGADHHGYVPRLKSVNKAFGFPDDGIDVLLIQMVNLLRDGKPVQMSKRAGTIVTLREIMDEVGRDAARFFFVIRRCDSTVDFDLELAKKASSENPVFYIQYAHARICSIRRELAERGIPMPTMEDFDVSLLTDPTEINLAKAVSRFPEEIMKAAEETAPHRLVYYATELAEAFHAFYNAQRVLGVEENVMKSRILLMEAARVTLKNALGILGVSAPEKM, via the coding sequence ATGACAGACGAACTGAAACAGGCCCTTGATACGGCCGTGAAGGCTGTGGCCGCCGAGAAAGGCTACCAGATACCGGAGGACTTTATGGTACGCCTTGAACGTCCCCGCCAGGAGGGGCACGGCGACTGGGCGACGAACATCGCGATGCAGCTCTCGAAGCCTTTCGGCGTTAAGCCCCGTGACCTGGCCGAGGATATAATCGCCAAGCTTCCCAAGGATTCCGTGATCGACAGGGCCGAGGTCGCCGGACCCGGTTTTATGAACTTTACCCTCTCCGCAAACTGGGTGACGGAGACGGTGAAAAACGCCATCGAAAAGGGTGACGACTACGGAAGAAGCAATATCGGCGGCGGACGCCGCATACAGGTAGAATTTGTCAGCGCGAATCCGACTGGTCCCCTTCACATGGGGCATGGCCGCGGCGCGGCGGTCGGCGATATAACGGCCTCACTGCTTGATTTTGCCGGTTATAATGTCGAGCGCGAATATTACATAAACGACGCCGGACTGCAGATGGAGCTGCTCGGTAAATCGGCTCAGGCCCGCTACTTTGAGGCGCTGGGACGCGCTGAAGAGGCGCCGATGCCCGAGGACGGCTATCACGGGGATTATATGTCCGATATCGCGAAGTCCTATGTGGAAAAATACGGCGACTCTCTCGCGCAGAAGCCGCTCGAGGAGACGCTGCCGTTTTTCTCGGAGGAGACCGGCAGGCTGGTCCTGGAACTGATCAAGAAAGACCTCGAAGATTTCGGCGTCAAGTTCGACGTCTGGTTCTCGGAGAAGTCGCTCTACGACGACAACCTTGTGGAGCCCGCGATGCAGGCACTCAAGGAGCGCGACTATGCCTATGAGGACGAGGGGGCCCTTTGGTTCCGTTCCACGATGTTCGGCGACGACAAGGACCGCGTCCTCATCCGTTCAAACGGGATGCCCACCTACTTTACCTCGGACGTCGCCTATCTTAAGAATAAATATGACCGTGGGTTTGAAAAGAATATCTATGTCTGGGGCGCCGACCATCACGGTTATGTGCCGCGTCTTAAGTCGGTGAATAAGGCCTTTGGCTTCCCCGACGACGGTATTGACGTACTTCTCATCCAGATGGTGAACCTTCTCCGCGACGGCAAGCCGGTGCAGATGTCGAAACGCGCTGGCACGATAGTGACGCTGCGCGAGATCATGGACGAGGTCGGCCGTGACGCGGCGCGCTTCTTCTTTGTCATCCGCCGCTGTGACAGCACTGTCGACTTTGACCTTGAGCTGGCGAAAAAGGCCTCGTCGGAGAACCCGGTATTTTATATCCAGTACGCGCACGCGCGCATCTGCAGCATCAGGCGCGAGCTTGCCGAGCGCGGCATTCCGATGCCGACAATGGAAGATTTTGACGTGAGCCTGCTCACGGACCCGACCGAGATAAATCTTGCGAAGGCTGTCTCGCGCTTCCCCGAAGAGATCATGAAGGCCGCCGAAGAGACGGCGCCGCACCGCCTCGTCTACTACGCGACTGAGCTGGCGGAGGCCTTCCATGCCTTCTATAACGCGCAGCGCGTCCTCGGCGTAGAGGAAAATGTGATGAAGAGCCGCATCCTCCTTATGGAGGCGGCGCGCGTGACGCTGAAAAACGCGCTCGGCATCCTCGGAGTGTCGGCCCCCGAGAAGATGTAG